The Engraulis encrasicolus isolate BLACKSEA-1 chromosome 11, IST_EnEncr_1.0, whole genome shotgun sequence nucleotide sequence ATCTGTCATGTTGTGTTTTTGGTCTACCATTACAGAAGTACAGAGCTCTGCgaaagcagcaggaggaggaggagaaggaggagcaggctGCAGCCGCGGCAGCGACGTCGGCGACGACAACCTCAGGAGCAGACGCGCCGGGTCCAGAGGACAACCACCCCGACCCCCAGGACCAGGAGATGACTCCCAGCCATGACCAGCAGGGCGGCGACACCAGCACTCACTCTCCGCCAGCGCTGGACCTCCACCAAgaccaggagcaggaggaggcttGTGACCTCAGccgcacctccacctcctccccagaCAAGCCACCCAATCTGGGCACGCAGGCAGCATCCACGCTCCATCCCACAGCACCTCAGGAGGACGACCAGAGCTGCCAGCTAACCCAGGCAACCATCAGCATCAGTACCAGCGGTGGCCATGACAAGGAAgaagatgatgacgacgatgatgtcATCTGCCTGGAGTCGTCATCCTCCGCCCGACCAGCAGGGGCAGCAGAGCAGCAGGGAAGACAGGAGGCCCCCGTCGcaccagtggaggaggaggaggccacacCTGAGGCCCAGAAAGTTGCAGGGGAAGCAGAGGTtaaactggaggaggaggaggaggtgaaggctgaggctgaggccgaGGCCGAGGAGGTGGTCGTGGTGCCCTCTAGTGGCagcaaagggagaggaagaggagcagccaAGAGGAAGGGAAGAGCCACACGGAGACGCTGAGGAGatgcggagagagggagggagggatgaatggatggatggatggatggatggatggatggatggctggtgaaaagaggaggagggatgtaGAAAGAGTAGGGGTGGATTTTGTCATACATGGGAGAGAAGCCTTTCATGGGGTTTTTAAAAAGaattttaaccctttcatgcgtATATTTGTAGCATAAAAGGAGCTCTTGTAAATGTACGAAATCTGTGTGATCTGCAAAGGCTTAAATGtcgacacacattttttttttttaagacccCTTCACCTGCACATCTTAAAGAATTAGTACACACCCCTTAATACAACTGAATGCAGACAGTGAGGGCAGTAGTAAGTCACAGAATATTGCCCAGTGTATTATTCTAGATGAGATGATGCCCTGTGTCACATTGCAATCTTAAAGGGAATCACGAGTCACAGTCCATTTCAAAACCAAACCCATCGCAGTATTTTGTGATAAAGTTTAGAATTGTTGATTATGTGGGCAGTTTCTGCCCCGTTTTGGCTCTTGTCAAGAAAGTTCTTGTACTCTGTTGGGAGTAATGAAGTGAAGTAAGGCTGTAGCAATGTCTTGGACGGTCACGGTCTTATTTGGGTTACTTGCTGGTGATAGGGTTCCATGTAGGAGTGGGAGAAATTTCCCCCCTGACCTACATGCATGGAAGGGTTAAAAAACAAACAGGCAATTGTGGTGCTGTCTTTTTGAGGCACCTTTTATCATGAATAATTATTTGTTTTTGCTGCCTCAAGGCAGTGTAAACCTCTTTGTGGCTCAGATTGTTTGCAACGACTTCTCAGCTTTTAGAGTGGCTTCTCCCCAAttttaaaagaagaagaaaaaagaaaaacccgtTGGGGAAAAGCAAactgattaaaaaataataataattaaaaaccaAGGGAACATTAGCGGTACGATTTACTCTTGAAAACTGATTGTTGCTTGATGCCCTTCAACACAGCCAGTGTTACTGGTCCAAGATTTTTCACACGAAGACAATGATGGTtgtggtgatggtgctggtggtggtgatgaagagCTGTCAGAGGATGAAGATgaaccctcctctccctctaagGGATGGTGCAGAGGGGGGGGTGATTGTGCTAagggtgccggtatgcttgctgcaagatacgcgagcgcgtgcacgattcgttcatgaacgcgttaacatgcgtatttaatgtcaatttcgcgcgcgttggacacggcagccaaatgcgtgcgtcaggtgcaatatcttcaaactcgctggggcgaTCTAAGATAGACCgtgcagttccacgcgtgtgcttgatatgaaaacgacaatggcagcaacttttaagagcgtctcgagtttgtccgaaatttcaaacatttgtgatcatacttgcaagcaagcatgtgctgtcggttgctcgcggtgacgcgcgtaatttacagctcgcagcaagcataccggcaccttaaggaGGAGGTTCCCATCATAGGTACTCCTTCTCCTTCATAAGTccttctgctcctccttctcccactACTGCCTCTCCATGATctcaagaaaatgaatacttctcTCAGGTTGGCCCCTCAAGTCTCCCCTCTCACTcctgctggatggatggatgaatggatcgtGAGAAGGaaggatggacggacggatggatggatgaatggatcgcGAGAAGGATCGATGGATGGACGGATGTTTGCTTGCTTAGTGTCCGCACTTGAACGGATGAGACTGTTGTGAGGGCGGAGGTCATGCGATTGAGAAACTGAAACTTTTCAACACTGCTGCTTGCTTACTGCTGACACCCACTGGACTGGAGTAGAAAacgcaaaagagaaaaaaaaatacacctcCAGGCAGGACTTGTCCAGTGCGATACCTACTGTCTGTTGTTTCAggacacagtactgtatgtgtgtgaaagagtgagtgCTCCAACCCATCATCTCCTCAGCCAAGAGGGGATgggtctttttattttattttattttatttcaaaattgTTTTAGCCTATTTTTAATCCCACCACACAGCCACGGATGGAGAACTAGGGGAACCTTGTGAGATCATACCAGCAGCCGCCTCTGTTAGGGAAGGGGTAGACCTCTTCAGGGAAATAGTAGACTCCTCATCACGTAACGCAGAATGAACTGCACAGTACGCTACTGCTTTGCTTGAGCAACCTCAGCAGATCtgtattgatattgatattgatgaaGGCTGTGCCTGTTTTGCTTTGTTTGCATTGTTATtgtatttctttgtttttgtaaTTGGTTTTGTTTTCCATTGTGTAGTTGTTTTGGAGTTTTGGAATTAATGTTGGCTCAGGTAGAGTTAGTGTCATCTCTGAAGGCATTAGAAAACTGGCAGTGCTTTTTGTTTTCCCCTTCTGTTTATTTTGTAACTTGGCTTCGCCAAACAATTGTGGCCTAGAGGACCTGGGAGAGTATGCCAATAACCTGGCTAAGTAATGATTCAGGTTAAGATAACCTTAAGGTAGTGGTATATCATGCAATAGAAGAGCCAggagtcctcatttccttagCGAAATGACACCTGTGGACGATCTATTAGTAGATGTACCACTTCATGTAGGTTAACTTATCCGGGTTTATTACTTAACCATGTTCATGGAATACTCGCCTGGACATTTGTCTTCCCAGTTTTGTGTTTTGGTATTTCTTTTGCTTATTTCTTGTTACTCTGATTACTTTCCAGGGGGCATTCTAAGAAAGCATGATAGGTCGGACAAGTGTTGACACAAAAGCATTTTAGTGTCTGCTGTGGTTGTAAATTAGTTGTCTGAGGCATCGTTATCTGTCTTACAAAGGCTGGTGTCCGTGACTAACACTAGTCGGGTGTTCCAAGACAGTGGTTCAGTAGTACACCACACTAGAGTAATCTGGAGGTAGTGGTAATTCAGCTAATAAAAGAGCCTGAGTCTTTGTTTTCTTAACTATGTGACACCCGTGGGCCATCTATGTACAGTATAAGCTGTTGGTTAACTTGGCCAGGTTTATTATGGTACTTCACCGTGTTTGGAATACTCCCCTTGATTTACTCCTTTTTGTTGGTGAATTAAGCAAGGCTtattaccagggctctaaattaacttttttcatcaccagccaaaatgtctagtagatgttaatctcactacccaaacacacactcactaatggatcaaagtggctagtaagttggtattttctaccagtcaagctcaaatttcatcagcatttggccagttggctggttttaatttagagccctgcttattaCTAAACAAGGTTCTTggaatctcccccccccccagtttTAGTCATCTAAACTGGGTATGTTAAAGTCAGACAAAGGGGTAAAAGCTACTAGAACTTTTGCTTGAAGAATGAACCCGTATTCCCCCTTTTAGAATATACTACAAATCTCATTAATTTTGCTGGATAACCGGTAGTCACaaaaccacatactgtatatttgcaatacccctctttaaaaaaaaaaagtctctcaAAAAAGTCCTCACACCCCCAAAATCCTGTGGGTCTGTCTTGCGTTGGTCgcttatttttgtatttatttgttattGCACTGCTCTGTGATGTCACTGAAAAAAAGAGAAttgtttcctttttattttttaacatgaGTACAGCTGAGTGTGTTTGAATGTAATCTTTTAAGAGCTGTTcggtttgacaaaaaaaaacacacacacacacacacatcccatcacAATTTACACCACACGAATAACTGTAGGATGTACAATTAGAATTTAATTCAGAGTATCTATCCCCTTTCGACAAAACACAGAGCGATGAGTCCTCTGACCCAGAGgcgtatcttgccaccaggcaaggcaggcagccgcttggggcccccaagcccctagacagCAAATAACAGCTCAGAATTTACTACAGTAGtgacaattttgtttcaaatgctcattcttttcAATTTTTTTGCATGGGGCTCCTGCTGTCCCTAGAAGCGCCTCTGCTCTGACCTCAGAAAGGTCGAGTTTGTATTCTCAAGAAATGGAATTAAAAGGGTGACATCAATCATCTGTTATTTTGTAGCATTTCCAGTAGCCAAACCCAAGACAGTACCGTAAGAACCAGCATATATTCACAAGACAGTACCGTAAGAACCAGCATATATTCACTCTGGACAGGCGTGAGAAACGCCACAGTTGCACTGGacagtattttattgtatttcaaTGCCTTTTGTCCCACTTTTTTGCTGGCGGCCTTTTTCACTTTAAGAAGTCAGTTTCACTCAGTCTCTTGCAAGCTCCCCTGAGGTACATTTGTTAGGAGTCTTGCAGTACGTGGGGAATTTTTAAGTAGAGGAGTACCGTAGTTTTGCATATTTTTGTGTCGCTTCATGTTAGAGGTCTGCAGTCAAGTCAATAGATGCAGTCTATTTTTTCACCACTGGGTTGTAAATGTAATCATCCTAACATGGTCCCATTCTCATTATATTCAGCAGTGCACTGTGAGGTGCATTTGTCCATAGAAGTGGCTGTCCACACAGAGACCCATGTGTTGGACTCTCGCCCACATCAGATGGAGCCCTACGATTCATTGACATGATGATCATATATCTGTGCGGATATATTTGTATTGATCAAGGCCAGCTATACCCACCCTTTTTGAAGTTGTACATAGATACACAGCTGGGGTCATATCTACTAATAAAGACAGGGCCAGACTTGTAGACTATTTGATTACGGACGTAAGAGAATAGGAGGGAAGGTAGGGTGAGACTGGGGCGAATAGGTTTTCATAACATTTTTATTCTTCAAATGATGAAACAGAAATGAACAAAAAGTGTTGTTTTTTAGCAGCTGGAAGTCTCATGTATTTTTGGATGTTTTCTGTATTTGGGTCCTTTtaatttatattaaaaaaatatttgatgATTACATTTctgccttttttccccttctttcccaTGAGACATTTTATTTGAATAAATAGTACAATACATATGCCAactaacacatacaaacacaatacaatacattggaGGAGCCACACTGATCTTAACTGGTACCCTCATATGCATCATCTCCCAGGGATGTTGGACAGATGCTGTCACTCCACATGATGCTGATGAGCTAGTCTGGGCTGTGGATGGATACAAATGTAAAGGGCCATTACATGATTCCATCAGTGCAGAGCTGGTGTTAAGATCAGAGGTGGGGAGGGACTGAtacgtctgaaaaaaaaaaagtgtaatatATTTACTGGGGTGCCATTCACGTATTTCGGCTCCTGGATGTTTCTATTCACATAGAAAATGACAAATGTTTTCCCCTCTTGCCagtcaacataggcctacagcaggctagaggagcacacacagagcacaattAAAATATACAATGGAATAGGTCAAACTACTGGAACAGGGCACCAGCATCACGCACAACGTCTGTCACTCATCCTTGTCTTTAGGTTGCGCAGAGTCCTCGTTTGAGGGCTGCACAGTTTGTTGTTGTTGACCTTCGGCCAAACCCTCGTTTATTTTGGCCCTGAACTCTGCGCGCGCCTGCCTGTTGGACTCCAGCAGCTCGTGTAGCTTTCCATTCAGTGAGTCGTTGCGTTCCTCCAGGTCATCCAGACAAGAGTTGATTTGGTCCAGCATGGAGTCAATGGCGGCGTATTCTGAGGGTAAAACAACGGGATAGCGtttaaactgtaggcctaatcagaggcgattctatggtcaggtggggccccaagtgaaaatgcaaaataatgaacatttgaaccaaaatcgccactactgtggtaaagtgtgggctgttatccactatctaggagcttgggggccccaagcggctgcctgccttgccgggtggcaagatgcgcctctgggccTGATCATCATCACCCACTGGACAACTAGGCTACAAGGACGTGGAAAGTACAAACAGACGTTCAGACTCGAAGAGAATCCCCTGGTCACATGATATGCCATGTGACGATCGTCTAGACGGGAAAAAGACCAAGAGTGCCTAGTATTTACCTTCATCGTTGAATTCATCATCGTCGTCAATGATTCCATCAATATTAATGTCGGGGTCGCCGTTTGGTCCAGACATGTTGGTCCTGAAAGGTGATGCTCGCAAAATCAAGTTGACTGCCAAAATGGAGCTGTCAGGCTAGGCTACTTTAATCGTAGCCGACTGGCGTCACTCGCTTGCCTTGCCTCCAATGCTAGGAACGTAACTGCAAACAAAAATGTTTCCAGTATTGCATACTTTGCTGTGCAAAAATGGGCAACTGGCTTTGCTTAAAGGGACTATTACAGTCACAGTAACAGACAGGACGCGCTCCTTCAGATTCCTTCAGAGGTTCTCTCATCAGTCAGCTGATGTTGTGATCAGCTGACAACATGGTCCACAGTTAGCTGTCCAATTCGGTGCCTGAAcagaaataatctgaaaacacacacacacacacacacacacacacacacacacacacacacacacacacacacacacacacacacacacacacacacacacacacacacacacacacacacacacacacacacacgacacacgctcTCTATCTCacgttctctttatctctctgtgtctttctcacgCGCATGCACATAACAATGTTTGCAGTTTCTCTGCTTGAGAAGCTGCCTGTTGAGAtgctaagaggtgtgtgtgtggcgtttgaGAGAAAATGCCCCTAGGAGCCCCCACAGGCTAtattatggctgcagcctagggcccccagaggCTAGCTATGGCTACAGTTtagggcccccccaccacaggccACAGCCCTGTAGGCATGTGTGCCGCCACCGCCTGCTCCCTACTCCACTCCACTATGTACAAGCCAAGTCATCGTCCGGCCATATGACAACTGGCAGCTCTGTGGAAAGTATGCCAAACAGAAACCATGTGTATGACTACACTGCCCACAGTATAAAGAGGAGGCtacaacaccccccctcccccctcctggaGACCTTCTCTGCAATATCCAAGTCATCACCACAAGATGTCTGATGGCagactcaaacaaacaaaataataattaaagaaaaaacaaaaacaagatctGACAGTCTATTTCCACAAAACCAGCGTGAGGGATGGTGATGAGTGCTGTAGTTTCACCCTTTCATACCCTCCTAAGGAGCAAAGTCTCAGCTGCATTAATAACATGCAAAACTTTGCCATGGTCTAGTtgagttatttattttattttattgtagtaTAGGTGCAAACTGGACTGGGTCACCGCTAGACACTTGGGGtcacaaccactttgccccccaaatTGGGCCCTCCTAAATTcagattgattaaaaaaaaataattaaaaaaaaacattacaaaacatatatttattatttagcaAAAGAACCATCATTTTTCTTTAAAGAAACGTGTATTCCATTACTCAATCTATGAAATGATTGTAATAAAGCATTCTACAAATATATAAACCATATTTGCTTATTAGTTAACATTAAATTAATCTTCATGCTAATTTATGATGCAGATATCTTCAGTTCCCAAGCCGGTTAGACCATGAGCCAGGGGGAATGATCGGTATCATCTGGGGGAAGAAATGTTAACAATGTTTTTTGGCTGGGTGTATATCCCTTACCTGACTATTGCCCTCTGGGAACACCTAGTTGCTGAACGCTGCCAGGTGACGTAAGTCAGGTTAGTATATtcccccactactagaaaaagcctgatagcagggGTGATAGCGAACTTactttttactttaacttttgctGGTTGTACAAGTTAAATGTAAGGCTCTCACAATCATACTGTacacaaaataattgtatggatATATTGTACATTTCCTGAATGAGTAGAGTGCCCCGAGCAGgtaagctgacaagggggggcagAGGGGTCAGTTTTCCTGTCTGGTATAATGAAGTGCTTTGACCTGTGGGTATGTCAGACACATTCAGTAAacgaaagcctgaaaggtcccctttccagtaataccaagcaACATGGTATAGAATATTGCCAATACCCCCAACATGAGCCTAAAACAATACATCCGATCACCAAAACAGAATTTATTATAGGGGGGGTAGTAACTTTAAGAGCCAAAAAAAGTGTTTTCGCCCCATGACTGCTATCAGGATTTTTCTTATAGTGGGGGGATGTACCTTAACCAAAAACATTGTTACGTACCATTTCTCCCCTCAGATGATACCATTGGCCAAAGTTTGGGGCTGTGGCTCATGGCTCGGGTGGGGAGGTGATATGGCGGGGGTATCAATGGCTGCCCCATTGTCAATGCAGTATCAATGATCACCTCAGTAGAATGCAAAGTATCTTTTCTAGAACGGTAGAGGTTGTTATAAAAGGGGGTCGGACAACAGCATACTTAACCTACTACACTGTAGGCATATTACTGAACTATTTTTCGCCAGAAACATAACGTCAGGGCTGGAGCaatgttatataataataatagttatcattgtcaatgtcttatttatatgttctACTTTAACTGcatattggagactggtcaagcactatttcaaacttctgtgctaaccccgtTACATACGTAGAtttctgacaataaagtacacttgacttgacttgacagtaggGGAGGCAACAGAGCGTGGGCCCAGGGCCCACtcatattggtgttgggggccccaTTATGTAGGGATGCACCGGCTCCCGATACtggtcattatactcatactcatactcgtcaagcacttgccgataccagctacgagtactactattactcaaaacaatgcaaagtcttgtcatgttctgtggacttgaaatcagcatggaaaaaagtgccacctcatacatttactaacatttaaatctacatggaaatggacaataaaaatatcacaggcggaaaaaaaaacaaggccatgcatttattttcattgtattttggtggtgaaaggtatcggtatcggtactcggtatcggcaagtacacacattaatgtactcgtacttgtatcggttttcaaaaagtggtatcggtgcatccctaccctTATGACCTTGTTTGGCCGCATGGGGGCTCAATCAGTGTCTTGGCTTGCGGCCCTGTGCAATTGTTCCCCCACTGCATACAGGCGCATTACCAGTCCATGGTACAGAATGCTCAAAGCACTGTAACATCCCACAACAAACAACTCCATTTTTGTCATTTACTATCTGGCCTCTTGCCTCAATGTCACCCCTCCTGAATGGAGAAAATAGAAGATTCATGCTGTCAACCATCGCAAGCATATGTGTATACATGTAGGCATATGTATGTAATTacggtatgtatgcatgtatgtacatgtatgtatgtttgtactgtatgttgtgggTATTTTTTTGCAATGAAGGAATTATATACATGCTCTTCTACCTACGCATGTTGGATAGAGGAGAGACAAAAAAGTGCAAGCACTACAAATCCCAGACTATTGGACTACAACTCCCAACTGGTGTTCACAGGTGTGGCAAACAACTGGTGATGATCCTGATGAGACGGCTCATTTCAGTTGACTTGTCCCTCCAGGCATTTGTTTAGAGGAAGCAGTTTATAAGGAGTTTCTTCTGAAATCAACATGACGTAAGGTTCTAAGCTGCTATCAAATGGCTGCCATGCCACATTAGGAGACTAGCAGGggtt carries:
- the bbln gene encoding UPF0184 protein C9orf16 homolog, producing MSGPNGDPDINIDGIIDDDDEFNDEEYAAIDSMLDQINSCLDDLEERNDSLNGKLHELLESNRQARAEFRAKINEGLAEGQQQQTVQPSNEDSAQPKDKDE